The following coding sequences lie in one Phragmites australis chromosome 8, lpPhrAust1.1, whole genome shotgun sequence genomic window:
- the LOC133927213 gene encoding uncharacterized protein LOC133927213, whose translation MQMKDVVGAAEKEGPLPHLPPPDQLVDNRDEEKGLRPAHQLLLAALEEMGNSQDNAIEGGNALVPVGGIEMGIFQQNLPVENCASSTATVSKGRNIKLKFDLKVSVILITISMIPLIDILCLHGSAAKIDLTLKLSAFFAFTAFLSAISLLFHTLKLMAIKSARLIPKNLSRASKILFAIGAASLFLTCISITYSLLPKGKAYYFLPLALLPSLLIAGFHFLYCADTDHGEISSAQSKARKKEVKRATQLILSLVSTSFSGFIGVVFAIYHKAPSLGAAYSQVEVPVYLLLGAGVAGILALLLCRMLCGNGDCRRSGTWQRAILSAANIVMIAVHVSAILMIAETILHGLLVAAVFPVVAGASAWLVVEFFTAAGEDGGCTETEDGKAAHGTMYVIAVAVASVSFGAILAIFGGLLGGAVGKEQLQACTLLLASAFVASVSLGVLTFGTAQAEKTKASTAFAATVLACCGLGTLVLAALALFYQIAA comes from the exons ATGCAG ATGAAGGACGTGGTGGGCGCAGCGGAGAAGGAGGGTCCTCTTCCTCATCTCCCTCCTCCAGATCAGTTGGTGGACAATAGAGATGAAGAGAAGGGGTTGCGTCCAGCACATCAGCTCCTCCTAGCTGCA CTGGAAGAGATGGGAAACTCACAGGACAACGCCATAGAAGGTGGAAATGCTCTTGTGCCAGTCGGTGGTATAGAAATGGGGATTTTCCAACAAAATCTGCCAGTTGAG AATTGCGCGAGTAGCACCGCGACCGTGAGCAAAGGGAGAAATATAAAACTGAAATTTGACCTCAAGGTGTCAGTAATCCTCATCACAATCTCCATGATCCCACTGatcgacatactctgcctccatGGATCCGCTGCTAAGATAGATCTGACTCTGAAGCTCTCGGCATTCTTCGCTTTCACTGCCTTCCTATCTGCCATCAGCCTCTTGTTCCACACCTTGAAACTGATGGCCATTAAATCAGCACGGCTCATCCCCAAGAACCTGTCCAGGGCTTCTAAGATCCTCTTCGCCATAGGCGCGGCTTCGCTCTTCTTGACATGCATATCGATCACCTATTCCCTCCTACCCAAGGGCAAGGCCTACTACTTCCTGCCTCTTGCGTTGCTCCCGTCACTCCTTATCGCCGGATTTCACTTCCTCTATTGCGCTGATACTGATCACGGGGAGATCAGTTCAGCGCAGAGCAAAGCTCGCAAGAAGGAGGTAAAGCGCGCAACCCAGCTCATCTTGTCGCTGGTCTCGACGTCCTTCTCTGGATTCATTGGTGTTGTCTTTGCCATCTACCACAAGGCACCTAGCCTAGGCGCAGCCTATTCGCAAGTCGAAGTCCCCGTCTACCTCTTGCTCGGCGCAGGCGTCGCCGGAATCTTGGCATTGCTGCTGTGCAGGATGCTCTGCGGCAATGGCGATTGCCGGCGGTCGGGAACATGGCAGAGGGCAATACTCTCTGCAGCAAACATCGTCATGATTGCCGTTCATGTGTCGGCTATCCTCATGATCGCCGAAACTATCTTGCACGGGCTACTAGTAGCCGCCGTGTTCCCAGTCGTCGCCGGGGCTTCCGCATGGCTGGTCGTCGAGTTCTTCACCGCAGCAGGCGAGGACGGTGGGTGCACGGAGACGGAGGACGGAAAGGCCGCGCATGGCACGATGTACGTGATAGCGGTGGCGGTTGCCTCGGTATCGTTCGGCGCCATTCTAGCCATCTTCGGCGGGCTGCTTGGCGGCGCGGTAGGCAAAGAGCAGCTGCAGGCGTGCACGCTCCTCCTGGCATCAGCATTCGTCGCCTCGGTGAGCTTGGGGGTGCTCACGTTCGGGACGGCGCAGGCCGAGAAGACGAAGGCGAGCACGGCGTTCGCGGCGACGGTGCTGGCGTGCTGCGGTCTTGGCACGCTCGTGCTCGCCGCGCTCGCTCTCTTCTATCAGATCGCAGCATGA
- the LOC133927215 gene encoding uncharacterized protein LOC133927215 → MEASHPKQENRDTPAAAAGGGGGLGALQQLIELEDRGLQAAAFFLAWGFCTVIYGTVLNRSANPEHLIAGFVLFILGVALALLTLGGGGRLAARAERFLRGFF, encoded by the coding sequence ATGGAGGCATCCCACCCTAAGCAGGAGAaccgagacacccctgccgCCGCGGCCGGGGGCGGCGGAGGCCTCGGTGCCCTGCAGCAGCTGATAGAGCTCGAGGACCGTGGCCTCCAGGCCGCGGCCTTCTTTCTGGCCTGGGGCTTCTGCACGGTCATCTACGGCACGGTGCTGAACCGCTCGGCCAACCCGGAGCACCTCATAGCTGGGTTCGTCCTGTTCATCCTCGGCGTCGCGCTCGCGCTCCTCACGCTCGGGGGCGGCGGGCGGCTCGCTGCTCGTGCGGAACGGTTTCTGAGGGGCTTCTTCTAG